One window of the Phycisphaerae bacterium genome contains the following:
- a CDS encoding sodium-dependent transporter codes for MQNSLNPFIMPHNRSHPISVEEFMMAGTLNAPTEPVLARRRPRENWGSRLGVILAVAGSAVGLGNFLRFPGLAATNGGGIFMIPYFISLLVLGIPICWVEWTIGRYGGARGFNSAPGIFSALWPSRVSKYFGALALIIPVGIYMYYVYIEAWCLAYAWDYVSGTMTRYGADAGTDVTAAVAAYRTHFTEFVGMGENGLLVYGSLQKGVVFLLIVFVINFVLIYRGLTKGIEAFCKYAMPLLAVFALIVLVRVLTLGAPDSSRPEINVNNALGFMWNPKTGDEGFLAALANPELWLSASGQIFFSLSVGFGIVLNYASYLKADDDVVLSGLTATSTNEFCEVCLGGLITVPVAFLFLGEANLTKDVLGSTFSLGFMSLPAVFARMPAGSFFGAVWFFMLFIAAITSSLSMLQPAIAFFEEGFGMGRRLSVTCLGLLTAIGSLLVVYFSKNLLATDTLDFWIGTVCIFMLATVEVILVGWVFGVGRAREEVKRGAALEVPRVFWFIIKYVSPTYLLVIFGFWCYKNIPAKIDEVRAMSPEDRGTVLLMLAFIGVLLIFFGMLVNLADKRWHLIGKLPLEPARGLPLAAADEEGRTRS; via the coding sequence TTGCAAAACAGCCTCAATCCGTTCATCATGCCGCACAATCGCAGTCACCCGATCTCTGTTGAGGAGTTCATGATGGCCGGAACCCTGAACGCCCCGACCGAACCCGTTTTGGCACGTCGCAGGCCCCGCGAGAACTGGGGTTCTCGTCTGGGAGTGATTCTGGCGGTGGCGGGCTCGGCGGTCGGGCTGGGCAATTTCCTGAGATTTCCCGGCCTGGCGGCGACGAACGGCGGCGGGATCTTCATGATCCCGTACTTCATCTCGCTGCTCGTTCTAGGCATCCCCATCTGTTGGGTCGAATGGACCATCGGCCGTTACGGCGGAGCCCGCGGCTTCAACAGCGCTCCGGGCATTTTCTCCGCTCTCTGGCCGAGCCGGGTGAGCAAGTACTTCGGAGCGTTGGCGCTGATCATTCCCGTCGGCATCTACATGTACTACGTCTACATCGAGGCGTGGTGTCTGGCCTATGCGTGGGACTACGTATCGGGCACCATGACTCGTTACGGCGCAGATGCCGGCACGGACGTGACCGCGGCGGTTGCCGCGTACCGGACGCACTTCACCGAGTTTGTCGGCATGGGCGAAAACGGCTTGCTGGTTTACGGATCCCTGCAAAAAGGCGTCGTTTTTCTGCTGATCGTGTTCGTCATCAACTTTGTCCTCATCTACCGCGGTCTGACCAAGGGCATTGAAGCCTTCTGCAAGTACGCCATGCCGTTGTTGGCCGTCTTTGCGCTGATCGTTCTGGTTCGCGTGCTGACCCTGGGCGCTCCCGATTCCTCCCGCCCTGAGATCAACGTCAATAATGCCCTCGGTTTCATGTGGAACCCCAAGACCGGTGACGAAGGTTTTCTGGCGGCCCTGGCCAACCCGGAACTGTGGCTCAGCGCATCGGGCCAGATCTTTTTCAGCCTGTCGGTGGGCTTCGGCATCGTGCTGAACTATGCCAGTTACCTCAAGGCGGACGACGACGTGGTCCTCTCGGGCTTGACCGCCACTTCGACCAACGAGTTCTGCGAAGTATGTCTTGGCGGACTGATTACGGTGCCCGTGGCCTTCCTTTTCCTTGGAGAAGCCAACCTGACCAAGGACGTGCTCGGTTCGACGTTCAGCCTGGGCTTCATGTCCCTTCCGGCGGTGTTTGCACGGATGCCGGCGGGCAGCTTTTTCGGGGCGGTGTGGTTCTTCATGCTCTTTATCGCGGCGATCACCAGCTCTCTGAGCATGCTTCAGCCGGCGATCGCGTTCTTTGAAGAAGGCTTCGGCATGGGCCGACGGCTGTCGGTGACCTGCCTGGGGCTGCTGACGGCCATTGGCAGTCTGCTCGTCGTCTACTTTTCGAAGAACCTGCTGGCCACGGACACGCTGGATTTCTGGATTGGAACGGTTTGCATCTTCATGCTCGCCACGGTGGAAGTGATCCTTGTCGGGTGGGTTTTCGGCGTGGGCCGTGCCCGCGAGGAGGTCAAACGGGGGGCCGCCCTGGAAGTGCCTCGAGTCTTCTGGTTCATCATCAAGTACGTCTCGCCGACTTACCTGCTGGTCATCTTCGGGTTCTGGTGCTACAAGAACATACCGGCCAAGATCGACGAAGTCCGGGCGATGAGTCCCGAAGATCGCGGCACGGTGCTCCTCATGCTGGCCTTCATCGGGGTG